A section of the Meles meles chromosome 8, mMelMel3.1 paternal haplotype, whole genome shotgun sequence genome encodes:
- the LOC123949579 gene encoding LOW QUALITY PROTEIN: olfactory receptor 10AG1-like (The sequence of the model RefSeq protein was modified relative to this genomic sequence to represent the inferred CDS: inserted 2 bases in 1 codon), with protein sequence MEDKLKTEILNITAIVEFVLLGFFDIPNLQWILFGVFLVIYLTILMCNSIIILIIRIDSVLQTPMYFFLSNFSFLEICYVTVTIPRMPMDLLTKKGNISFFAYAAQMCFVLMFGGXQCLLLTVMAYDRYVAICNPLHYTLVMNHKVCVQLVTVSWISTVPVVIGQTCQIFSLPFCRSNTINHFFCDIPPVLKLACGDTFVNEIAIYVVAVVFIMVPCLLIVFSYGKIISSILKLSSDKGRAKAFSTCSSHLIVVVLFYGTGTITYLQPKPNLSEGVGKLISLFYTVLIPALNPIIYTLRNKDIMVALRKLLKKVLM encoded by the exons ATGGAGgacaaattaaaaacagaaattttgaaCATAACTGCCATTGTGGAATTTGTTCTCTTGGGGTTTTTTGATATTCCCAATCTCCAGTGGATTCTTTTTGGGGTATTTTTAGTCATCTACCTAACTATTCTGATGTGCAATAGCATCATAATATTGATAATAAGAATTGACTCTGTTCTCCAGAcccccatgtattttttcctcaGCAATTTTTCCTTCTTAGAAATCTGTTATGTAACAGTCACTATTCCAAGAATGCCCATGGACCTATTGaccaagaaaggaaatatttctttctttgcctaTGCTGCACAAATGTGTTTTGTCCTTATGTTTGGAGG TCAGTGTCTTCTCCTGACggtgatggcctatgaccgctatgtggccatctgtaacccTCTGCATTATACTCTAGTCATGAACCACAAGGTCTGTGTCCAGCTGGTGACTGTGTCATGGATCAGTACAGTTCCAGTTGTAATTGGGCAAACATGCCAGATTTTCTCACTGCCCTTTTGTAGGTCTAACACAAttaatcatttcttctgtgacatCCCTCCAGTACTCAAACTAGCTTGTGGGGACACATTTGTGAATGAGATAGCAATCTATGTAGTTGCAGTGGTCTTCATCATGGTTCCATGCCTGTTGATTGTTTTCTCCTATGGAAAAATTATATCCAGCATTTTGAAATTGTCATCAGACAAAGGGAGAGCTaaagccttctccacctgctcTTCTCACCTGATAGTTGTAGTCTTATTCTATGGAACGGGTACCATCACTTATTTACAGCCCAAACCAAATCTGTCTGAAGGAGTTGGAAAATTGATCTCTCTTTTCTACACTGTTTTGATCCCAGCATTGAATCCCATTATATACACTCTGAGGAACAAAGACATCATGGTAGCACTGAGAAAACTACTAAAAAAGGTGTTAATGTGA